One genomic segment of Pseudomonadota bacterium includes these proteins:
- a CDS encoding RCC1 domain-containing protein, producing MPLMVEPWGTTVDAGGGSSCALTGGGELLCWGGTFGPSRIRDGTDPPSGRYRAVSVGGNHGCVLQFDGALRCWGDNFDGQRASSDYEYAGVSTSDDATCGVRTDGVLDCWGKLSRYGGVPPPGRYRFVALGAKHACGIRADRSTICWGFGMQRQTKPPASGFAALELGWEFSCGLTPRGKLECWGNPPASIEEMQGPFRHLAAANASLCALKEDGSLQCKGLPPYTARPAPEHVKFKELGAGDKHFCGRTDADEILCWGDGWEAMDVPPGL from the coding sequence ATGCCTCTCATGGTGGAGCCTTGGGGCACTACCGTAGATGCTGGTGGAGGAAGTAGTTGTGCGCTCACAGGAGGCGGCGAGTTGCTCTGCTGGGGCGGCACCTTTGGTCCGTCGAGGATACGGGACGGTACGGACCCGCCTTCGGGTCGCTATCGGGCCGTATCGGTGGGTGGGAACCACGGTTGTGTGCTTCAGTTCGATGGTGCGCTACGTTGCTGGGGCGACAATTTCGACGGGCAGCGTGCAAGCTCCGATTACGAGTATGCTGGGGTATCGACTTCGGATGACGCGACCTGCGGTGTGAGAACCGACGGGGTGCTGGACTGCTGGGGTAAACTGAGTCGCTACGGCGGTGTTCCACCACCAGGTCGTTACCGCTTCGTGGCGTTGGGCGCGAAGCATGCGTGTGGGATCAGAGCGGACAGGTCCACTATTTGCTGGGGGTTCGGTATGCAGAGGCAGACGAAACCGCCCGCGTCAGGATTTGCCGCACTGGAACTCGGTTGGGAGTTTTCCTGCGGGCTTACTCCGAGGGGCAAGCTTGAGTGTTGGGGTAACCCGCCGGCGAGCATCGAAGAGATGCAGGGTCCGTTCCGTCATCTCGCCGCCGCAAATGCGTCGCTTTGTGCGTTGAAGGAAGACGGTTCTTTGCAGTGCAAGGGGCTTCCTCCATATACGGCCAGGCCGGCGCCGGAGCATGTGAAGTTCAAGGAACTGGGTGCGGGTGATAAGCATTTTTGTGGTCGTACCGATGCAGACGAGATTCTGTGCTGGGGCGACGGCTGGGAAGCAATGGATGTCCCCCCGGGGCTGTAA